In Dickeya dadantii NCPPB 898, one DNA window encodes the following:
- the tehA gene encoding dicarboxylate transporter/tellurite-resistance protein TehA, whose product MNNSHINLPAGYFGIVLGIIGLGFSWRFAATIWPVTTIPANTLIFLAIIIWALLMLALIIRMLRHADSLLQEIRHPLKSSFVSLAPATSMLVAIGIAPWNHPIALGLFLIAVAIQLTYSAWQTAGLWKGKHPREATTPGLYLPTVANNFISAMACGALGFQDVGILFLGAGIFSWLSLEPAILSRLRNLDEMSPAVRTSLGIQMAPAFVACSAWLSVNGGQADVFAKLLFGYGLLQMLFMIRLIPWYCCQPFNPSFWSFSFGVASLATTSIRLGNAVPGGALYWISFPLFIASNLVIVLLMIKTASLLFSGKLIIRENSN is encoded by the coding sequence ATGAACAACTCACACATTAACCTCCCCGCTGGTTACTTTGGCATCGTCCTTGGCATCATTGGATTGGGATTTTCCTGGCGGTTCGCGGCGACTATCTGGCCCGTCACAACCATACCCGCTAATACCCTCATCTTTCTGGCAATAATCATATGGGCGCTCTTGATGTTGGCGTTGATTATAAGAATGCTCCGGCATGCCGACAGCCTTCTTCAGGAGATAAGACACCCGCTCAAAAGCAGTTTTGTGAGCCTGGCGCCGGCGACGTCGATGCTTGTCGCGATAGGGATTGCGCCATGGAATCACCCGATAGCTCTCGGCCTTTTCCTGATTGCTGTCGCTATCCAACTCACCTACTCAGCCTGGCAAACAGCAGGATTATGGAAAGGGAAACATCCCAGAGAAGCCACTACGCCGGGGCTGTATCTTCCAACCGTCGCGAATAATTTTATCAGTGCGATGGCATGTGGGGCGCTGGGGTTCCAGGATGTCGGGATCCTGTTTCTTGGGGCCGGGATTTTTTCCTGGCTTAGCCTTGAACCCGCAATTCTGAGTCGGTTACGAAATCTTGATGAAATGTCCCCAGCCGTACGGACGTCGCTCGGCATTCAGATGGCTCCGGCTTTTGTGGCCTGCAGCGCCTGGTTAAGCGTGAATGGCGGCCAGGCGGATGTTTTTGCTAAATTATTGTTCGGTTATGGCCTGTTACAGATGCTGTTTATGATAAGGCTGATTCCCTGGTACTGTTGTCAGCCATTTAACCCCTCATTCTGGAGTTTCTCATTTGGTGTCGCGTCATTGGCGACAACGTCCATCCGACTGGGGAATGCTGTACCGGGCGGAGCATTATACTGGATATCATTCCCGTTATTTATTGCCTCTAATCTGGTTATCGTACTCCTTATGATAAAAACAGCGTCTCTTTTATTCAGCGGGAAATTAATCATCAGGGAAAACAGTAATTGA
- a CDS encoding ClbS/DfsB family four-helix bundle protein, which translates to MGVPQTKSELLFAIDKNFTKLIGYLNAIPPELTADKSLDGHAKGTEMSVCELVSYLLGWNTLVVKWISGDATGQPVDFPETGYKWNQLGLLAQKFYFDYKGLNYQTLINNLQSVKDEIVRLIDERTDEDLYGKPWYGKWTMGRMISLNTSSPYANANGRLRQWAKNNHLRLK; encoded by the coding sequence ATGGGCGTGCCACAAACAAAATCCGAACTACTTTTCGCTATTGATAAAAATTTCACGAAATTAATCGGTTACCTCAATGCGATTCCGCCAGAGCTCACTGCGGATAAATCGCTGGATGGCCATGCAAAAGGCACGGAGATGAGTGTTTGTGAGCTTGTTTCGTATTTGCTGGGATGGAACACTCTGGTTGTAAAATGGATTAGCGGTGACGCAACAGGGCAACCTGTTGATTTCCCAGAAACCGGTTACAAGTGGAATCAGCTCGGGCTTCTGGCGCAGAAATTTTACTTTGATTACAAAGGATTAAATTACCAGACGTTAATCAATAACCTTCAGTCGGTAAAAGACGAAATAGTGAGGCTGATTGACGAGCGCACTGATGAAGATCTGTATGGCAAGCCATGGTATGGCAAATGGACAATGGGACGTATGATCTCATTGAACACGTCATCACCCTATGCCAATGCTAATGGGAGATTAAGGCAGTGGGCAAAGAACAATCACCTGCGTTTAAAGTGA
- a CDS encoding expansin EXLX1 family cellulose-binding protein yields MMTFKKALLISSLLLPLAHSAQAAWELGDICYGYATATGSGYSGGALLLDPIPANMEITALNRAQLDYKGVKAALAGAYLKVTGPKGSTTVYVTDLYPEGGDCALDLSFNAFEKIGNLQDGKINIQWELVKAPISGNVVYRVKEGSNPYWAAVQFRNVKYPIIGMKYLRGNQWVSAPKTDYNHFILEFVGKNDIPIEFTDLKGNILSDTLPPMSDSTSSAYLITGKVQLP; encoded by the coding sequence ATGATGACATTCAAAAAGGCTTTATTAATATCTTCACTGTTATTACCTCTGGCCCATAGTGCCCAGGCTGCCTGGGAACTTGGCGATATCTGCTACGGCTATGCGACTGCCACGGGTTCAGGTTATTCCGGCGGCGCTTTATTATTGGACCCAATCCCTGCCAATATGGAGATAACCGCGTTAAACAGAGCGCAACTGGACTATAAAGGAGTTAAAGCGGCGCTCGCCGGCGCTTATCTCAAAGTTACCGGGCCTAAGGGAAGTACAACGGTGTATGTCACTGACTTATACCCTGAAGGCGGCGATTGTGCACTGGATCTATCATTCAATGCGTTCGAGAAAATTGGTAATTTGCAGGATGGTAAAATTAATATCCAATGGGAATTAGTAAAGGCACCGATAAGCGGTAATGTGGTGTACAGAGTTAAAGAAGGATCTAATCCTTATTGGGCTGCAGTACAATTCAGAAATGTCAAATATCCGATTATTGGGATGAAGTATCTGCGAGGCAATCAGTGGGTCAGTGCGCCAAAAACAGATTACAATCATTTTATTTTGGAGTTCGTTGGTAAAAATGATATTCCGATCGAATTTACCGATCTCAAAGGTAATATCTTAAGCGATACGCTCCCGCCGATGTCAGACAGCACGTCGTCCGCCTATTTGATCACCGGAAAAGTACAACTGCCTTAA
- a CDS encoding DUF3313 domain-containing protein has protein sequence MKAFARAAQPAIVTLAIFLAGCSGSQQPLRYTGIGSSAQLTPNSGDASDRIPFKYAAPVDWKKYNSIIIEPVVVYSGSDNQFGDLSVSDRQQLAAYMQTKFEEALRPRFRQATASAPDALRLKLTLTGAETTTQVVGTFTKFDLAGGPYNIVQSIRGKEGMFSGSVSYAVEIYDSTSNRLLHAYVAKQYPNAMNVSATIGSLSAAEVGIDKGADELAGILK, from the coding sequence ATGAAAGCATTCGCACGGGCCGCCCAGCCAGCCATCGTGACCCTCGCCATCTTTTTGGCCGGTTGTTCTGGTAGCCAGCAACCCTTACGCTACACCGGTATTGGTTCATCAGCCCAGTTGACCCCTAACAGCGGTGATGCATCCGACCGAATCCCCTTCAAGTACGCCGCGCCGGTTGACTGGAAAAAGTACAACAGCATTATCATTGAGCCTGTCGTGGTGTATTCAGGCAGCGACAATCAGTTTGGCGACCTGTCCGTGTCTGACAGGCAACAACTTGCCGCCTATATGCAAACAAAGTTCGAAGAGGCGCTGCGCCCACGCTTCAGGCAGGCGACAGCATCTGCGCCGGATGCTTTACGTCTGAAACTGACGCTTACCGGTGCCGAAACCACGACGCAAGTGGTAGGGACATTCACCAAGTTCGACCTTGCCGGCGGCCCTTACAACATCGTGCAATCTATTCGTGGCAAAGAGGGCATGTTCAGCGGTTCGGTGAGTTATGCTGTCGAGATCTACGACTCTACTTCCAATCGCTTGCTTCATGCCTATGTCGCTAAGCAATACCCGAACGCCATGAACGTTTCTGCCACCATTGGCTCATTGAGCGCGGCAGAAGTCGGGATCGATAAAGGTGCAGACGAGCTGGCCGGCATACTGAAATAA
- a CDS encoding paraquat-inducible protein A translates to MKSYPYLIACPHCGGVYRLRPLVGNDVAQCVRCLAILYRSSSMDPARLLPLAFASAITFLMANAWPVMTVSFHGLTHNVTLWQSMWSLAQGDTALLAWCAVLFLILAPSLQIMLLTWILLFASARRRAPGFIAIMKTLRWLRPWNMMEVGLPGFLVAAGKLSGLLDVSVEPGGWFLVASLILVFIITRQENRWLWALGATVHHGKAHHA, encoded by the coding sequence ATGAAAAGCTACCCGTATTTAATCGCCTGCCCACACTGCGGTGGCGTGTATCGCCTCCGCCCGCTGGTCGGCAACGATGTCGCGCAATGTGTGCGCTGTCTGGCCATTCTTTATCGCTCCTCGTCGATGGACCCGGCACGTTTGCTTCCGCTGGCTTTTGCTTCCGCCATCACCTTTCTGATGGCTAATGCCTGGCCTGTCATGACGGTGAGTTTTCATGGATTAACCCATAACGTGACGCTCTGGCAATCCATGTGGTCGCTTGCTCAGGGTGATACCGCCCTTCTGGCGTGGTGCGCGGTGCTGTTCCTTATTCTTGCCCCTTCTTTACAAATCATGCTGTTAACCTGGATTTTGTTGTTCGCAAGCGCCCGCCGGCGGGCACCGGGCTTTATCGCCATCATGAAAACGCTGAGGTGGTTACGCCCCTGGAACATGATGGAAGTGGGTCTGCCCGGTTTTTTGGTCGCGGCGGGGAAACTGTCCGGTCTGCTGGATGTCTCTGTCGAGCCCGGAGGGTGGTTTCTGGTGGCTTCATTGATACTGGTTTTTATCATTACCCGTCAGGAGAATCGTTGGCTGTGGGCGCTTGGCGCGACCGTTCATCACGGAAAGGCGCATCATGCATAA
- a CDS encoding paraquat-inducible protein A, with protein sequence MHKVPSARQMNVCDCPVCGLVFDAPAADDRNARCPRCHTRFDAHSPGSTALSWALLLAALIFYIPANTLPVMHTSQLASGGESTIMSGVVDFWQHGSYGIALIIFVASVVIPCMKFLSLILLLVTARRKSAWARRERTRLYRITEWIGRWSMLDVIVVAVVCSLVRFHSLGEAEPRPGILFFGLVVILTMLSAMSFDPRSIWEEEQ encoded by the coding sequence ATGCATAAAGTGCCGTCAGCCCGTCAGATGAATGTCTGCGATTGCCCGGTTTGCGGGCTGGTTTTCGACGCACCGGCGGCGGATGACCGTAACGCCCGTTGCCCACGTTGCCACACCCGGTTTGATGCACATTCCCCAGGCAGCACCGCCCTGTCGTGGGCTCTGCTGCTTGCCGCCCTGATTTTTTACATTCCGGCCAATACCCTACCGGTGATGCACACCAGCCAGCTCGCCAGCGGCGGCGAAAGCACGATTATGTCTGGCGTCGTCGACTTCTGGCAGCATGGCTCGTATGGCATTGCCCTGATCATATTTGTTGCCAGCGTGGTGATCCCTTGCATGAAGTTCCTGTCCCTGATACTCCTGCTGGTCACCGCTCGTCGGAAAAGCGCTTGGGCAAGACGCGAACGCACCCGGCTCTATCGCATAACGGAATGGATCGGCCGCTGGTCCATGCTGGATGTGATTGTCGTGGCAGTGGTGTGCAGCCTGGTTCGCTTTCATTCGCTGGGCGAAGCGGAACCCCGCCCCGGCATCCTGTTTTTTGGACTGGTGGTTATCCTGACCATGCTCTCCGCCATGAGTTTCGATCCGCGTTCGATCTGGGAGGAGGAGCAATGA
- a CDS encoding intermembrane transport protein PqiB, with translation MNPMLPGEITAIRRSWRHAAIWFVPVIALAISLAMLVQSRLSAGPDITLSFRSATGLEAGKTTVKYKDVTVGIVKDIVINDDGSRVLVRVQLNKSAENLARSGSRFWVVRPRVGMSGVSGIDTLLSGAYIGVDKGYSSETRREFTGLETPPAIINDMPGSHFVIDADDLGSLDIGSPIYYRRVQVGRLASYHLKEDGRGVSLQVFIDAPYDRLVQPDTRFWNVSGVDLSVGANGFRLKTQTVAAVLAGGIAFATPESNKDSDKTPAINSPVSYRLAPDQESAMSAPDGQAIPFRLRFERALHGLDIGAPVEFSSVTIGRVTAITLDYNPTGYRFPTIVDVEVYPARLGNLLDKLPGSSPSESPSPAETVNKAALFTRDLVAHGLRAQAVPGNLLTGQLYVSFDFVPDAPNVRFNPNARPIELPTVSGGLDKLQAQLGGIVAKVNNMPLESIGNNLNNTLVELNKTLRLVNNQTLPTANSLMKQTQLTTENAQELIAEDSPLLIHFTQTLQEASRTLRTLREFTEQLERNPESLLRGRSSDSAPNAADDRSASPKGK, from the coding sequence ATGAATCCGATGTTACCGGGTGAGATCACCGCCATTCGCCGCAGCTGGCGTCATGCCGCTATCTGGTTCGTCCCGGTTATCGCGCTGGCGATCAGCCTCGCTATGCTGGTTCAGTCTCGCCTGTCCGCCGGTCCTGACATCACCCTTTCCTTTCGCAGTGCGACAGGGCTTGAAGCCGGTAAAACCACGGTTAAATACAAAGACGTCACGGTCGGAATAGTAAAAGATATCGTTATTAACGATGACGGTTCCCGTGTTCTGGTCAGGGTGCAACTGAACAAAAGCGCAGAGAATCTGGCGCGCAGCGGCTCACGGTTTTGGGTAGTCAGGCCACGCGTGGGGATGAGCGGCGTCAGCGGCATTGATACCCTGTTATCCGGCGCCTATATCGGCGTGGATAAAGGCTATTCATCGGAAACCCGGCGCGAATTTACCGGTCTGGAAACCCCGCCCGCCATTATCAATGACATGCCAGGGAGCCATTTTGTCATCGACGCCGACGATTTGGGGTCGTTGGATATCGGCTCGCCGATTTACTACCGCCGGGTACAGGTGGGACGTCTTGCTTCTTATCATCTGAAAGAAGACGGCCGTGGCGTCAGTTTACAGGTTTTCATCGATGCGCCTTATGACCGACTGGTGCAGCCTGACACCCGTTTCTGGAATGTCAGCGGCGTCGACCTATCCGTCGGTGCCAACGGCTTTCGCCTGAAAACGCAGACCGTGGCTGCGGTGCTGGCCGGCGGCATCGCGTTTGCCACCCCGGAGAGCAATAAAGATAGCGATAAAACGCCGGCGATTAACTCCCCCGTCAGCTATCGATTGGCACCGGATCAGGAGTCCGCCATGTCGGCGCCGGATGGGCAGGCGATTCCATTCCGGCTTCGGTTTGAACGTGCGTTACATGGGCTGGACATCGGCGCGCCGGTAGAATTTTCCAGCGTCACCATTGGTCGGGTTACGGCTATCACGCTGGATTATAATCCCACTGGCTATCGTTTCCCGACGATCGTGGATGTTGAGGTCTACCCCGCTCGTCTGGGAAATTTGCTGGATAAACTGCCCGGTTCATCGCCATCTGAATCCCCTTCGCCCGCAGAAACAGTGAACAAAGCCGCCCTGTTCACCCGTGACCTTGTCGCCCACGGCCTGCGGGCCCAGGCGGTTCCCGGCAACCTGTTGACCGGGCAACTGTATGTTTCATTCGATTTTGTGCCTGATGCCCCCAACGTCCGCTTTAATCCAAACGCCCGCCCCATCGAATTACCGACCGTCAGCGGCGGGCTGGATAAACTGCAAGCGCAATTGGGCGGTATCGTCGCCAAAGTTAACAACATGCCGCTGGAGTCTATCGGCAATAACCTGAACAACACCCTGGTTGAATTGAACAAGACGCTGCGGTTGGTCAATAACCAGACCTTGCCGACCGCCAACAGCCTGATGAAACAAACGCAACTGACGACGGAAAACGCCCAGGAACTCATCGCGGAAGACTCGCCATTGCTGATTCATTTCACTCAGACGTTACAGGAAGCAAGCCGGACGCTGCGCACCCTACGCGAGTTTACGGAGCAACTGGAGCGTAACCCGGAGTCGCTACTGCGTGGACGCTCATCGGATTCAGCCCCTAACGCAGCGGATGACCGTTCTGCTTCCCCCAAAGGAAAATAG
- a CDS encoding PqiC family protein, giving the protein MRLILPLLTVIVALTLPACRSPQVRYHTLLPPTAGAVSPPAPFAIEVLPVDVPAQVDRQQVVIRTGQDGAMILDGDRWLSPLSDEIHTALSSLLAQRPGASNASGQPLPRDIPVLRVRMQIRRFDSWPGQFVSLDADWSLTAKSGDKHLKLSCRSQLTESAAGDLTQLFSAWQKIIERVATQMAETARQWQQDGNMACQS; this is encoded by the coding sequence ATGAGATTGATACTGCCGCTGCTCACTGTCATTGTGGCGCTGACGCTACCGGCCTGCCGCTCCCCGCAGGTTCGCTACCATACGCTACTTCCCCCGACCGCCGGTGCGGTATCGCCCCCGGCGCCATTCGCGATTGAGGTATTACCGGTCGATGTACCGGCGCAGGTGGACCGACAGCAGGTGGTGATTCGCACTGGTCAGGACGGCGCCATGATCCTTGACGGCGATCGCTGGCTGAGTCCGCTAAGCGATGAGATTCACACGGCGCTGTCATCACTGCTGGCTCAGCGGCCGGGGGCCTCTAATGCATCTGGGCAGCCGCTGCCGCGCGATATCCCTGTACTGCGGGTCCGCATGCAGATTCGGCGTTTTGACAGCTGGCCCGGTCAGTTCGTCTCGCTCGACGCCGACTGGAGCCTGACCGCCAAAAGCGGGGATAAGCACCTCAAACTGTCTTGCCGCAGCCAGTTGACGGAAAGCGCCGCCGGCGATCTCACGCAACTGTTTTCTGCCTGGCAGAAGATTATTGAGCGAGTCGCGACACAGATGGCGGAAACCGCCCGGCAATGGCAACAAGATGGGAATATGGCGTGTCAATCGTGA
- a CDS encoding TetR/AcrR family transcriptional regulator codes for MRTLTEEKRQAIIDAAAQLFQETGYERASMNEVAKRAGGSKATLYNYFPSKEALFETVVRTYSTRFLTDAAAELDMPEDGQRSLEIKLTRFGEKMMHVLTGGNPALQIYRIVVGEAGHSDIGALFQGSGPKESMARLADLMAEAMQTGELAPADPMLRAMQFTSLVKAEADAVLLQRELPDYSTDRVKEMVRNGVQLFLHGASPQAGK; via the coding sequence ATGCGAACACTGACTGAGGAAAAACGGCAGGCCATTATCGATGCCGCCGCCCAATTGTTTCAGGAAACGGGATACGAACGGGCGTCCATGAATGAGGTGGCTAAACGAGCAGGGGGGTCGAAGGCGACGCTCTATAACTACTTTCCCTCAAAGGAAGCGTTGTTTGAGACGGTTGTACGCACCTACAGTACGCGCTTTTTGACGGACGCGGCGGCGGAGCTCGACATGCCGGAAGACGGGCAGCGTTCTCTGGAGATCAAGTTGACGCGTTTTGGTGAAAAAATGATGCATGTTCTGACCGGTGGCAACCCGGCTTTGCAAATTTATCGCATTGTGGTTGGCGAGGCGGGCCATTCAGATATCGGTGCCTTGTTTCAGGGGTCGGGGCCGAAAGAGAGCATGGCCAGGTTGGCCGATCTCATGGCCGAGGCTATGCAAACCGGCGAACTGGCTCCGGCAGATCCCATGCTGAGAGCCATGCAGTTTACGTCGCTGGTCAAAGCCGAAGCGGATGCGGTGCTGTTGCAGCGTGAACTGCCTGATTATTCGACCGATCGCGTCAAAGAAATGGTGAGAAACGGTGTCCAGCTTTTCCTGCATGGGGCATCCCCGCAGGCAGGGAAATGA
- a CDS encoding TetR/AcrR family transcriptional regulator — MRSKSEITAEQLIRSAAAIIRRDGLHACTHRAVAEEAQMSLGATTYHFKTLDDLLAAVMHQAIEDFAVSTRHWLSLRGTDDPAAILTDFVFWTIGERSRLTREYELFVAAVSRPFLRAHAAEWLHAHETILSEHFGFSRPVSQAAVSFTDAWLMRGILSGVDDLPDADVIQAAFHAIVTNRSAIGP, encoded by the coding sequence ATGAGATCGAAAAGTGAAATCACAGCAGAACAACTGATACGCAGCGCCGCGGCCATCATTCGGCGTGATGGTCTGCACGCCTGTACGCATCGGGCTGTAGCTGAAGAAGCGCAGATGTCGCTGGGCGCCACCACCTACCATTTTAAAACGCTGGATGATCTGCTGGCCGCGGTGATGCATCAGGCGATTGAAGACTTTGCGGTCAGCACCCGGCATTGGCTTTCGCTGCGTGGAACCGACGACCCTGCCGCGATCCTGACCGATTTCGTATTCTGGACTATCGGCGAGCGCTCAAGGCTGACTCGTGAGTACGAACTGTTCGTGGCCGCGGTTTCCCGCCCCTTCCTGCGGGCGCACGCCGCCGAGTGGCTACATGCCCACGAAACGATATTGAGCGAGCATTTCGGTTTCAGCCGCCCGGTGTCGCAAGCGGCGGTGTCGTTCACCGATGCCTGGTTGATGCGCGGCATTCTGAGCGGCGTCGATGACTTGCCGGATGCGGATGTGATTCAGGCGGCGTTTCACGCCATCGTCACCAACAGGTCCGCCATCGGTCCTTAA
- a CDS encoding extracellular solute-binding protein, protein MKNVNNAMKAAGLTLALAGSTAAFAGNAATTPEQRSLDQIYQSALREGGVVTVYAGGDTAGQQDGIKQAFEKRFPGMTLNVIVDYSKFHDARIDNQLATDSLIPDVVQLQTLQDYSRWKKEGALLNYKPAGWDKIWPAFRDQDGAWTGIFVDAFSNVVNTKLVDQKSWPREANDYLRPDLKGKIVVTYPNDDDAVLFWFKQVVDKYGWDYVAKFSEQEPVYVRGTQAPADDVESGKSAVTFSTDGALVPDAKASSRFVLPAQDPFVAWAQRVAIFKQAKHPESARLYLSWLLDPKTQTDVWYMWSVRTDVAPPAGYKHIWEYKNASPEAFERFMSDRAAVERFRAQIGLYLGEVKGEPSPGWLGLHPEQALPH, encoded by the coding sequence ATGAAGAATGTGAATAACGCGATGAAGGCAGCCGGATTAACGCTGGCGCTCGCGGGAAGCACGGCAGCCTTTGCCGGGAATGCCGCCACTACGCCGGAACAACGATCGCTGGACCAGATTTACCAGAGCGCGCTAAGAGAAGGCGGTGTAGTCACGGTCTACGCCGGCGGCGACACCGCGGGCCAGCAGGATGGCATCAAGCAGGCGTTCGAAAAACGCTTTCCGGGTATGACGCTGAATGTCATCGTGGATTACAGCAAATTTCATGATGCCCGCATCGATAACCAGCTGGCGACCGACAGCCTGATTCCGGACGTCGTTCAGCTACAGACGTTGCAGGATTATTCGCGCTGGAAAAAAGAAGGCGCACTGCTGAACTACAAGCCGGCGGGCTGGGACAAGATCTGGCCGGCATTCCGGGATCAGGACGGTGCCTGGACCGGCATTTTCGTCGATGCGTTCAGTAATGTGGTCAACACCAAGCTGGTCGATCAGAAATCCTGGCCGCGTGAAGCCAATGATTACCTGCGCCCTGACCTGAAAGGAAAAATCGTTGTCACCTACCCGAACGACGACGACGCCGTGCTGTTCTGGTTCAAACAGGTGGTGGATAAATACGGCTGGGATTATGTGGCGAAGTTCAGCGAACAAGAGCCGGTTTACGTACGTGGCACCCAGGCGCCGGCGGACGATGTGGAAAGCGGCAAGTCCGCGGTAACCTTCTCCACTGACGGCGCGCTGGTTCCTGACGCCAAAGCCAGTTCCCGCTTTGTGCTGCCGGCACAAGATCCGTTTGTCGCCTGGGCGCAGCGCGTGGCAATCTTTAAACAGGCTAAGCATCCGGAATCCGCCAGGCTGTATCTGAGCTGGCTGCTGGACCCGAAAACCCAGACCGACGTCTGGTATATGTGGTCGGTTCGCACCGATGTGGCGCCGCCGGCCGGTTACAAGCACATCTGGGAATACAAGAATGCCAGTCCGGAAGCCTTCGAGCGTTTCATGAGCGACCGGGCGGCAGTCGAACGTTTCAGAGCGCAGATCGGTTTGTATCTGGGCGAAGTCAAAGGCGAACCGTCGCCGGGCTGGCTCGGCCTTCACCCGGAACAGGCGCTGCCGCACTGA